The window AACTTTTCGCCTCCGGAGAGGTTCGAGATACGGCGGTCGTTGCCGAATTCAGAATCGGCCACCTTGAAACCGAGGTTCCCTTCGGCGACAAGCCTGAAGCGGTCCTTGACAATCGCCAGGTGCTTGTTGGCAAGCTTCAGGAGCGACTTGAAGGTAAGCCCCTGCACGAAGGTGGCGAAGTCGCTGCCGTCCATTACACCGAACCATTCGCCCATCGCCTCCCAGCGAGAAAGTTCCGCCTTCTTCGCGTCGAGATCCTTCTGCAGAATCTGCAACTGGGCGACGTTTTCTGTATAGGCTTTCACGCGGGCGCGTGCCGCACCCGATGAGCCTTGCAGTTCGCCGAGTTCCTTTTCGACGGCGGCCTTCCCATCGGTAAGGGCCTGCAGGGGCGTCTCGTCGGAGCGTTCCGCCTTCAGTTTTTCGAGGGCCTCGGTTGCCGCCTGCTTCTTGCCGGTTGCGGTAGCGATGGCGCCGTCGATACGCTTCTTTTCGTTCTGCAACTTCGTGAATTCGGCTTCTTGCAGCAATGCGGCCTGGAAGGCGGCTTCGTCGGCGAAACCCTTCGCGGCGATTGCGTTCACGAATTTTTCGCTTGCGGTCTTGATATCGCCCGCGGTCTTTTCGAGGGAACCCTTGAGCGCCGTGATTTGCGTATTGAGTTCATTGTGCCTGTTTTCGATATTGCGGAACGCCTTGTCGGCAGCGTCGTACTTGTTGGCGGCTGCGGTCTTGCTGGCAGTCGCTTCCTTCGCGACGGCTTCCACGTCCTTGTCGCCGAACTTCTCGCTGCGGGAACTGCGGAGTTCATCCAGCTTGCGGGAGACATCATTGAGGTTTGCGGTTTCCTTTTCGAGATGGTCCTGTTCATGCTGGACCTTCTTGCCGTACAGTTCCACGTTGTTGCGGGCGATGGCAAGATCATTCGAAAGTTTATCAAACTTGGTCTTGTTTGCGGTGAACTGCTGCAGGCGCAATTTCAGGTCGGCAAGGGTGCTGTCCGCGTTTGCAAGGTCAAATTCAGCCCAGGGCTTCCAGAGTTCCGCCACCTTTTCGCTCGCCTCGTTTTTCTGGCTGTTCAGCGATTCGATGTTTTCGCTTGCCGCATTCCCGGCGGTCAACGCGCGGCTCTTGGCATTTTCGTACTGCCCGAGTTTCGCATCTGCGTCCTGCAACTTCGTGTTCAGTTCGCGAATCTTTTCGGCGGTGCTTGTCACGCTGGATTCATCGGCGACCGTTCCGTTCGAGTGTCCGCAGGCGGGATGTTCCGTAGAGCCGCAGACCGGGCACGCCTTGCCCTCTTCCAGGTGGTTCTGGATGACGTTGGCGAGCGCGAGCACGTCGTTCCGGAAAAGTTCGTTCTGCTGCTCGAGAAGTTCCTGCTTGAGCGCGTTTGCGTCATTGAGACCTTCTTCTGCCTTTTTCAAGTCATCTGCGAACGCCTTTTTCGCCTTCTCTTCGTCGGCGATTTTCTTGTCGAACCCGCGGATGCTTGCGACAAGCGTTTCGCTCTGCGGGATAATTCCTGCAAGTTCCGCGTCCTTCGCGTTCGCTTCCTGGGTCTGTGCGAGGGATTCGACCTGCGGTTCGAGCGACTTGATGGTATCCTGTGCCTTTTTCAGTTCCGCTTCTGCCTCGGAGAGAGACTGTGCGGCGGTGGCCTTGCGGTTTTCGGCTTCGGCCTTCACGCTTGTCGCGTTTTTCAAGTCCTGGTCGAGCTTGCGGATTTCGTTCCAGAGCGCTTCGTTTTCGGCGATAAACTGCTCGGTGGCCGTCTTCTCCTTTTCGGCGATGGCCTTGTTATCGCCCGCGGATTTTAGGTCGCTTGCCACCTGCGGGAGCTGCTTCTGGAAATTTTCGAGTTTCGCCTTGTCGTCTGCCTCGTGCTTGCGGAATCCCTGCAGTTCCGTATGCAGCGTCGCGCATTCGCGGGCCTTCTCGGCATCTGCGAGCCGCTTCTCGTTGCCGGCGAATTCGCTCTTGTCCTTGTTCGCTTTTGCAAGTTCGGTTTCTGCGCTTTCCAGGCTGCGGGTGCTTTCGTTCATCGAGTTGCGCCAGGCGATACGGGCTTCGAGATCCTTCTTCTTGTCCGTGAGGGCCTTTTCCTTGTTCGCGACTTCTGCAAGCAGGGCTTTGTCCTTCTCGATGTCCTCGGCCTTGGGCATGGTGTTGTTCAACGCATCGAATGCCGCCTGCGAAGTCTCCTTTGCCGCTTTCGCCTCGCGCCTGTGGTCACCCACCTTCTTTCCGATGCGGCGGTACTTTTCGGTGCCGTTCAGTTTTTCGAGGATGTCGGCGCGTTCCTTCTCTTCGCTGGTGAGGAACTTGCTGAATTCGCCCTGCGCGAGCATGATGGAACGGCAGAACTGCGAGTAGTCCAGCTGGATGATTTCGGCATTCGCCCTGGCCAGTTCGCTGTTCCTGCCGGTATTGCCCGCAAAGATCGGGTCTTGCGGATTCTCGATGCGCCAGATTTTGCCCTGCGCGTTTTGCAGGTTGCCATCGGCCTTGTCGCGGGCGCGGCGCTGGTTCCATTCCGATACATAGGTGCCCTTGCGGCAGCGGTACGTGACGCGGGCGAAACAGGTGCCCTTGTCCGATGTCATGACGGCGTTACCGTCGTTGCCGTTGTAGATTACTCCCTGGCGCGGGGTGGCGCCGTAGAGGGCGAGCGTGATGGCGTCAAGAATGCTCGTCTTGCCCATGCCCGTCTTTCCGCTGATGACGAAAAGGCTATGGTCCAGTTCGCTGTAGGAGGGGTCGGTAAAGTCGATGCACCACTTGCCGGCGAGACTGTTGATATTTTCGAATTCGACTTTCAGAATCTTCATGTATTAGGCCTCCTCGCTGCCGGTTTCGTTGTTGACTTCTTCGACTACCTGCCTGAAAAGCGGGAGGTAATCATCGAGGGTCTTCTGGATGCATTCGTCCATTTCGGGCGCACCCATCCTGCTCATTACGAGACGCTTGAAAACTTCCTCGTCGGTAAGGACGTCTACCGATTCGAGCGTATCGTCCGAGAAGGCGTCCGCCGCAAGGGTGTCGGCGCGTTTCACCTTCTTGCTCACGACCTCGAACGGGGCGCCTTCCAGCACGGATTCGAGCGCCTCGTTGATGCTCACGCCCGGAGCGTAGTCGTACACGACTTCCACCTTCAGGGGCTTTTCTGCGGGCGCATTTTTCAGCTGGTTCAGCTGCATGACGATATCCGCGACAGAGCCCGATACGCGCAGGAACTTGAAGTATTGCGGGGTCTCGATTTTCTGCACGTTGGGCGCTTCGCCCTTCTGCAGGTCGATTGCCAGGATATGGTGCGGGATGCTTGCCTCGTCAAACCCGAGCACGAACGGCGAGCCCGAGTACCGCACCTTCGGGTTGCGCGCCACCATGGTGGTGTAGTGGATATGCCCGAGGGCCACGTAGTCGAGGCCTTCCGGGAAAACGGAGACGGGGATAGTCCCGAGGTTACCGACGATATCGCGCATGCCGTGTTCCTTCGCGTCCCTGCCCTCGTCGTTTTCGGGGCGGCCTTCCAGCCTGGAGGCGTACAGGTGGCCCGTTGCCACGATGGGGATGTCGCGGCCGGCGCGCAATTTTTCGGCGGCCTCGTAAACGGCGCTGTAGAGCCCGCTGTATGTACTCTGGGCGAAATCCACCGCGTCTTCGGGCTTGAAACGGCGCAGTTCCGTTTCGCGTACATACGGGACTGCGGCGCTGATGCCCACGACGTTCCCGCTGGCATCCGTCAGTTCCTTCACGAGTTCTTCTACGGGGCGTTCCCCGAGGGAACCCACCATCTGGATATTGAGGGCTTCGAGCAGGTCGCGCGGGGCGTCGAGCAGTGCGCCCGAGTCGTGGTTCCCGCCGATGAGGACGATGTTCTTGCAGTTTGTTTCGAGCAGGGAGGCGAGGAACCGGAAATATTGCCTGCGCGCCTCGATGGGCGGGTTGGTGGTATCGAAGATGTCGCCTGCGATTACGAGGCACTGCGCCCCGAGTTCCACGATGCGTTCCCTGAGCCAGGCGAGGAACTGCTCGGTTTCTTTTTGGCGGTCGATGTCGTGCATCGAGTTGCCCAAATGCCAGTCGGCGGTGTGTATGAACTTCATGTTCTTCCTTTCCGGCACGGAGCCGGAGTTCTTTATCGCTTCAAATATAGTATCGCCAGAATGGCATAAAATGTCAAATAGGACTTGAAAAAAAATTTCCCCCGAAAAAGTCCACATTTGACAATCCCCAGTTGTTAGGGTATATTTATAATCAGGCCATGTAAAATAACATGGCGCAAGAAAGGGATTGGTTTATGAAAAAAAGGAATTTTGGAGTATCCGGTGCGGCTCTGGCGATGGCGGCGTTTGTCGCGGGCCTCGCGGGTATCGTTTCTCCCGCACATGCACAAACTAAGGTCGTTGTCGACCCTGGCAAAAAATACCAGGTTTTCGAGGGCTGGGGCACGAGTCTCTGCTGGTGGGCCGTAAAGGCGGGCGCCTGGAGCGAGGCTAACCGCAGCAAGCTTTTGGGTGCGATTGCCGACCCCGATACGGGCTTGGGCTATACGATTTTCCGCTACAATATCGGTGGCGGCGACCAGCCGGGCCATAATCACCTCACGAAGGGCGACGGCGGCGCGAACGTTCCTGGCTACAAGCCTACCGAAAAGGGAAGCTACGACTGGACGGCGGACCCTTACCAGCGCACGATTGCGATTGAACTTTCCAAGCGCGTGAAAAGCCCGATATTCGAGGCGTTCAGCAATTCGCCCCCGTGGTGGATGACCAAGAGCGGCTGCGTCTCGGGCTCTAGCGACGGCAGCGACAACCTCAAGGAAGACTATTTCGACGACTTCGCGGACTACCTCTCCGAAGTGGCGCTGCACTTCAAGAAGGAATGGGGAATCACGTTCCGCACGGTGGAACCGTTCAACGAGCCGAGTGCCGGCTGGTGGAAGGCGAACGGCGGTCAGGAAGGTTGCGGCTTCAAGAACAACCAGACGAAGATGATTGTGGAACTCGGCAAGGCGCTTCAGAAGAAGGGCCTGTTCCCCGAGACTTCGGTGAGTGCTGCCGACGAGACGAACATCGGCGATGCCCTGAACCAGTTCAACAAGTACAGCGGCGAAGCGCTTTCTTACATGTTCCAGGTGAACACGCACAGCTATTCCGGCGGCGATAACCGCGCCAAACTTTTCAATGCGGCGTTCGCGAAAGACAAGAAGGTGTGGCAGTCCGAGACGGGCCCGCTTCACAAGAGCGGCGACGAGAACATTGCGCTCTGGATGGCGGGCGTGATTCTTGCAGACCTGCGCGACATGAAGGCGAGCGCCTGGGTGGATTGGCAGATTGGCGACCCGGCCGAGAACTGGCGTAGCCTCGCGCTGAACCACAGCAAGCAGACTTTCAGCCCGAATGCACGTTACTACATGCACGCCGCATTCAGCCGTTACATTCGTCCGGGTTCGCGCATTATCGATAGCGACAACGGCAACACGCTCGCGGCGCTCTCGCCCGAGGGAGCGCTGGTGCTTATCGTGCGCAATAGCGGTTCTAGCGACGTGAAGTACAGCTTCGACCTGGGCGAGTTCGTGAAGATTGGCACGAGCGCGAAGGTGGTGCGATTTGAATTGCCGGGCAGCCTCACCAAGCAATCCGATATCGTGGTTTCGGGCAAGGCGCTTTCGATGACCGCGAAGTCCAACACGATTACCACGATGGTGATCGAAGGCGCCGAAGGTGGCGCATGCAAGCCGGATTCCATCATCCCGTATTCGAAAATCAACAATAACGAGGGCTGGTCCACCGCGACCGAAATCTCGCTTTCCAAGGGGGACTCGCTCTCGATTGGCCCGCACCCGTGGGAAGGCGGACGCTGGGTGTGGAGTGGCCCGAACAACTTTACCTCCACGAACCGTGAAATCCACATCAGCAAGATGGACGGCACCATGAGCGGCTACTACAAGGCGGTGCACACGAACGCATCGGGCTGCGAAGGCTCCGTGACCTTCAAGGTGGTGGTGGACGATCCGGCTCACCCCTTCGTGGAACCCGATACGAGCGTGAACGACACCAGCGTTACGGACACGTCGTCGCACGATTCCACGACTGCAATCGGATTGCGCGGCCTTGCGGGCGGGGCGCCTGCATGCCCGTTGCTCGGTGCCGGCGCTACGGTGCAGGTCTTTGACGTGCAGGGGCATTTCATTGGCAGTATGCGCGAGGAAAGGGTACGCGCGCTGAATGCGGGCGTGTACCTGCTCCGTGCCGGCAAGTCCGTGCGCAAGATCCGCGTGGAATAGCGGTATATACAGGCAACGGCAACCCCGTTGCCCGCGACAAACACTTGCCTTCCCGCATCTTCTAGTAACTAATAACTAACAACCAATGACTAATGACTAATAACTAATTACTATACTTTAGCGCATGTTTTTGGAGAACACTGCGCAAAGGGTTGTATTTGGGCTGATTGCGATTCTGCTTGCCGTCACTACGGGCAAGGACTGGCTCGACTTCTACGGTTGCGGCGCAGTGAACCAGTGCCTTGTCGATGCGGGCTCGCTCCAGCTGCTCACCAAGTTCTCGATGTCGTTCCTCCTTACGGTGATGGCGTTCCTCGTTTCGCGCGACTCGTTTTCCAAGCTCGATGCAAAGACGCTCCGCATGGCCTTTATCTTCTCGCTTCTCGCCGATTTCAGTTTCAGCATGGTCAAGTTCTTTGCACCGGACGAGCGCGCTCTCAGTAACATCCTCGGGATTGCGTTCTTCATCATGTTCCAGGTGGTGCTTATTCACAGGCATACGCGCAAGTCGGAAACAGATACAAAGCCCGGTAAGGTACACAAGTTCCTGCTGATTCCGGTGGCGGCCTTTACGGGAGCGCTTTTTGGTGGCAAAATCGTTGAGCCTACGCTCGACAACATTACGCTCGTGATTGTCGTCGTGTACGGCATCTTTGTCATCACGTCGCTAATCGTGGGTTTCCTTGCCCCGCGCAACGGTTACTTCCCGGCGGTAAACGCGCAGCTCATCCGCTGGGGCATGGTCACGTTCTTCTTCGGGGATGTCCTCGTGGGCCTCGCGCTGATTACGGGCGAAGACCACAGCGCCCTGCAGGCGGTTGCGGAAATTGCGAACAACTTTGTATGGTGGGTGTACGTTCCGGCCCAGCTCATGCTGATTCTGGGTACAAAAAAAGGCATCCGCCACGGTGGAACACTCGAAACTACTATTTCTGAAAGATAGCAGTGCCTTGGTGCTTCGTTTTTCACGTCGATGCGCGCCTAAACTAGACCACAAGAGCCACGAGCTGTTTATATCTTGTTAGATCGGGCGTTAATCCGTGCGATGCCTATGTTTTTAATATACCTTAATTTAGGGGCAGATGCAATAGGCTAATAGCCATATTTTGCATTTTGTTTGTCATGAAATTGTAAAAAGACTAATAACTGCTGACTTCCTGCCCTTCTTCGAGGAGTGCGGACATTTCCTTCATGGCGTTGTTCAGTTCGTCGCGTTCGACCTTTATCTCGTGGAGCATCTTGCGGTGCGCGAACAGCTGCTCGCACATTTCGAGAGCGAGCAGTGCCATGCGCTTGCCGGTTTCGAGGTTGTAACGCTCGTAACTGCTATACCGTTCGTCGATATAGTCAACGATTTCCTTGATATCCCCGTCGGGAAGGTCGGTCTTTATCGTCAGCCGTTCGCTTCCGACGTTTACGGTTACGGACCTGTGTGTATTGACTTCTACCATTATTTCATTCCTACGCCGAATGGATCGTCATCCATCAGCCATTTTAGCCGAAAAAACCGGGTTGCGAGCCTCCTGCGCTCGCGAAAAGGTCCGGTTCCTTCTCATTTGCGGGGTGTACTTCTATAATATCTTCTTCATCTTCTGCGGGAACGATATGCGATTCGGGCTCCGCAACCTGTTCGGGTTCTGCGACCGGTTCAGGTTCGGGCTGAGCAACTTCTTCTGCCGCGGGTTCCGCGACCTGCTCGGGGGCGGCCGGTTCGGGCTGTGCGGCGGGCTGCTCGTTGAATGCCACGTCCACGGGAATCTCGGTGCCGAGTTCGTTCTCGATGGTCGATACCATCTGCTTGAAGCGTTCCTGTGCCTCGCGGATTTCTTCGCCCTGCGCCTGGATGGTCTCGTTCAGGCTCGCCTTCTCGGTGTTGAGCACGTCAATCGCGTTGTCCTTCTCGGCGATGGCGTTGTCCCGTTCGGCAATCAGGTTGTCCTTCTCCGCGATGATGCGGTTCAGTTCCTCGATTTTCTGGTTCAGGATGCTCTCGTTCGCCTTGGATGCCATGCAGTCGTTCTGGAGGGCGTTCAGCTTCTCGTCCCTCTCGTTGATGCCGGCGTCGAGCCATGAAATCTTCTCGTTCGCGTTCTGCAGGTTGCCGTTCGTCTGGTCGAGCATGTTCTGCAGGTCGGTAATCTTGGCGTTCGCGCTGTCGAGTTCGCCACGGAGCCCGTCAATCTCGCCCTGTTTCTGGTTTATCGCCTCGTCCTGGGCGGCGGCCTGGTTGGCGCGGGCCTGGAGTGCTGCCTTGCAGTCGTTTATTTCGTTGTTGAGGCTCTCGAGGACCAGGTTCCTGTCCTGCATTTCGGCCTCTTTGGTTGCCAGGGTCTGCTTCAGGGTGGCGTTTTCTTGCCGCAGGTTGCGTACGGTTGTGAGGACGCCATCGACCTTTTGCGAGAGGAGATTGATGTTCTCTAGGTTCATTTATTGCTCCGTGATCAGGGGGTGTGAATCACCCATAAAAAGATATATAAAAAAATAAGCGGTAAAGTACGAAAAAAATCATAAAAATTATGGTAATGCGAGAAATGTCGGGGCGGAATAAATTTTACCTTGTAGGTCAGTGATTCCCGTTAGCGAACATATCGAGCGCAGGCTTGCCGAACTCCCCGCGTTGCCGGGCGTCTACATCATGCGTAACGCCCAGGGGAAGATTATCTACATCGGCAAGGCGAAGGTGCTCAAGAACCGCGTGAGGAGCTACTTCGACGGGAGCGAGCATAACGGCCACCGGGCCGCGACGCTCATGCTGCCCTATATACGCGACATCGAGTGGATTATTACCGAGAGCGAGTCCGAGGCGCTAATCCTGGAGGCGAACCTCATCCGCAAGCACACGCCCAAGTACAACGTGCTGCTGAAGGACGACAAGCATTTTCCCTACCTCGCGTTCTCGGTGAACGAGCCGTTCCCGAGGCTGTTCCTTTCCCGCGCGGTGCGCAAGGACGGCTGCCAGTACTACGGGCCCTACATGAATTCCCGCATGATAGGCCAGCTGCAGGACATTGCCGCCCGCCTGTTCAAGATTCGCGAGTGCAAGTTGAAGCTCCCGCTGGCAAAGCCCGCGAGGCCCTGCCTCAACTACCACATAGGGCGGTGTGGCGCCCCGTGCGCGGGGCTCGTGACGCAGGAGGAATACCACCAGGCGGTTCTCCAGACGCAGATGCTGTTGAACGGGAAACGCGACGACCTGATTGCCCAGTGGGAACGGGAAATGCAGGAGGCGAGCGACCGGCTGGATTTCGAGGCCGCGATGAAGAAGCGCGACGCCATCCAGGCCCTGAAGGCTACGGGCGTGCACCAGAAGACCGACGTGACGGATGCGCGCCTGTGCATGGACGTGCTGAGCCTCCGCCGGAACGGCACGATGGCGGCCGCAGTGATTTTCGAGTACAGGAACGGCGTGCTCTGCGGGCGCCGCCACTACCGCCTGGAATGCAAGCTGGAAGAGGACGAGACCGAGATTTTCCGGCAGATGCTATTGCAGTGGTACATGGACGTGGAGTTTATCCCGGGCGAAATCGCGACCGACGTTCCCCTCGGGGTGGGCGACGAGGGCGGCATTGCCGGAGACTCGCCGGATACGGAACCGCTCGCGCAGGCCCTTGCCGAGAAGGCGGGCCACAAGGTGGCAATCACGAACCCGCAACGTGGCGAGAAACTCGGGTTCCTGAAACTTGCGGGCGCGAACGCCGACATGATTCTGGTGGAGATGCGCGCCGAGGTGCAGAAGTACAGCGAAATCGACCAGAGCGTCTTTGAACTGCAGAAGGTGCTGGGCCTCAAGAAGACCCCCTTCCGTATCGAGTGCGTGGACATTTCGCACCTCTCGGGCACGAACACGGTGGCAAGTCTCGTCGCCTTCAAGAACGGCAAGCCCGACAAGAGCAACTACCGCAAGTTTATCATCAAGACGGTAACGGGTGTGGACGACTTCGCGAGCATGCGCGAGGTGATGACGCGACGCATCCGCAGGCTCGAAGACGAAGGTACGCCCATGCCCGACCTGTGGGTATGCGACGGCGGTAAGGGCCAGGTGGATGCCACCATGCAGATTCTGAAGGAACTCGGGCACGACAAGGACTTGCCGCTCATCGGGCTTGCGAAGCGCCTCGAAGAAATCGTGTTTCCCGACGACCGGAAGAGCATCGTGCTGCATCGCACGAGCCCCGCGTTGAAACTCCTGCAGAATGCCCGCGACGAGGCGCACCGCTTCGCCATCACGTACCAGCGGAGCAAGCGCAAGAAGGATTTGGAAGTGGAATGGCTCAAGATGCCCGGCGTGGGGCATGAGACCCGCGTGAAAATCCTTTCCCGCTACAAGAGTGCGGAGGCGTTCATGGCCGCGCCGCTCGAGGATATCGTTGACCTGCTGGGGAAGGTGCGCGGGAACAGCGTCCGCGAGCAGGTCGCAGAGTACTGTGCCAAGTTTATTGGACAACCGCTCGGCTCTGACGCAAATGAGGAACCGCCCGCGGACATGTAGACCCTCGGCGCAGTTTTTTCCCGGAACAATTTGCATGCAAAAAAAGGTCCGCTAAAAGCGGACCCTTAAACTGTCATCCCCGGCTTGACCGGGGATCTCCCTTACAGGTTTAGTTCTGCACGCAGCGCACGTTGTAGGCGCGTTCGTTACCGTCGCTTTTTTGTAGCTCGTGAAGGTCGCTATCGTTGTAGTTCTTGACGCGGAAGGAGTTGTTCTCACCCTCGGCCTGGATCCAGATGTAGCCCTGTTCGTTTTCCAGGCCGTACTCCGTAACTTTGCCGTCGGCAACCTTGAATCTTCCGCCCACGCTCCACCACTCGTGCGGAACTTCGCTATCGAGTGCGGTTACTTCGGCGACTGTCGGGAGGCGCCAGCCTTCGGGACAGGCTCGCTGGGCTGCGGCGTAGGTGTAGTAGCGCCCGTACTTGGCGCAGTAGTCTTCGCCACCCTCGGTAGAGCAGAAACTGTTGGCTGTTTCGAAGTTCAGGTTTTCCGCCATCCAGAGCTTGCCCGCGGCGTTCTGCAGCTTGTAGCTCTTGCCGTTGCGGTTATCCTTCAGCGTGTTCCCTTCCACGACCGGAGGGGGTGCCGCGGACGAGGAGGATTCGGTAATCACGATCTTGCCTTCGCTGGACTGGGGAGCAGCCGAGGAGGAGGACGCGTACTTGGCCTCGCAGCCTTCGGTCCAGCAGAACACTCCGCTACTGATATAGGTGCTGCCCTCGACGGTGCCGGAATCGGTAATCACCACCTGCTGGTGGACTACGGACGTATCCTGGGAATCGCCTTCCTTGCTTGCGCTCGATTTAGTCGAGGAAGCGCTGCTCGGTGCAGTGCCGGAGGAACTGTTGTCGACTGCCTTGTCGGAGGAGGACTCCGTTTCGTTATCGGCGACTGGCTGTAACGGACTGGTGCTCCCGTCGTCGGAACAGCCAGCAACTAAACAAAACACACCCAAAACGCCCATTTTTAAAATGATTCGTTTCATGCTCCAAATATACTTTACAATTCGGGGAGTTAACAGAAAAAAGTTTTTTACTATATTTTCTATCACTATGAGCAATGTTGAAATTTTCGACACCACGTTCGCCATGACCATCCTGGTCATCATGGCGGTTTGCATCCCGTCCATACTGCTCCTTGCCAACTGGTTCCTGCACCCGGGCAAGGTGAAGAACGTCCTCATCAAGGGTTCCGCCTACGAGTGCGGCCTTGCCCACGTTTCGGGCACGGCGAACGAGCGCTACCCCGTCAAATACTACATGGTAGCCATGCTTTTCCTCGTTTTTGACCTGGAAGTGGCGTTCCTCTACCCGTGGACGGTGCAGTTCCTCGCGGGCGGCTGGGAACTCCTGTTCGTGCTCCTCGGCTTCCTGTTCATCCTCGAAGCGGGCTACATCTACCTGTACAAGAAGGGCGTGCTCGACTGGACGAGCATCAAGGACTAAGGCCTTTCAAGCTATTCTATCTCAAAATAAAAAGCGCGGATTCCACCGGGAGTCCGCGTTTTTCTGTATACAGAAAGGCTCAAAATTCCCTTTTTACACCGTGATTTAAATCACCGGAAAATGCCGCGAGTAGTTCTAGAAAGCTTCTCTAAAGTAGAACGTCATGCCGAGGCTCTTGAAGTCCACCCACGAGAACTCGGCGCGGGCGTACAGGCGTTCGCTCTTGTTGAGCGCGAACTTGCCGCCGAACCCGACGGAACGGTGCCACTCGTTG is drawn from Fibrobacter sp. UWR3 and contains these coding sequences:
- a CDS encoding FISUMP domain-containing protein; the protein is MKRIILKMGVLGVFCLVAGCSDDGSTSPLQPVADNETESSSDKAVDNSSSGTAPSSASSTKSSASKEGDSQDTSVVHQQVVITDSGTVEGSTYISSGVFCWTEGCEAKYASSSSAAPQSSEGKIVITESSSSAAPPPVVEGNTLKDNRNGKSYKLQNAAGKLWMAENLNFETANSFCSTEGGEDYCAKYGRYYTYAAAQRACPEGWRLPTVAEVTALDSEVPHEWWSVGGRFKVADGKVTEYGLENEQGYIWIQAEGENNSFRVKNYNDSDLHELQKSDGNERAYNVRCVQN
- a CDS encoding AAA family ATPase, producing the protein MKILKVEFENINSLAGKWCIDFTDPSYSELDHSLFVISGKTGMGKTSILDAITLALYGATPRQGVIYNGNDGNAVMTSDKGTCFARVTYRCRKGTYVSEWNQRRARDKADGNLQNAQGKIWRIENPQDPIFAGNTGRNSELARANAEIIQLDYSQFCRSIMLAQGEFSKFLTSEEKERADILEKLNGTEKYRRIGKKVGDHRREAKAAKETSQAAFDALNNTMPKAEDIEKDKALLAEVANKEKALTDKKKDLEARIAWRNSMNESTRSLESAETELAKANKDKSEFAGNEKRLADAEKARECATLHTELQGFRKHEADDKAKLENFQKQLPQVASDLKSAGDNKAIAEKEKTATEQFIAENEALWNEIRKLDQDLKNATSVKAEAENRKATAAQSLSEAEAELKKAQDTIKSLEPQVESLAQTQEANAKDAELAGIIPQSETLVASIRGFDKKIADEEKAKKAFADDLKKAEEGLNDANALKQELLEQQNELFRNDVLALANVIQNHLEEGKACPVCGSTEHPACGHSNGTVADESSVTSTAEKIRELNTKLQDADAKLGQYENAKSRALTAGNAASENIESLNSQKNEASEKVAELWKPWAEFDLANADSTLADLKLRLQQFTANKTKFDKLSNDLAIARNNVELYGKKVQHEQDHLEKETANLNDVSRKLDELRSSRSEKFGDKDVEAVAKEATASKTAAANKYDAADKAFRNIENRHNELNTQITALKGSLEKTAGDIKTASEKFVNAIAAKGFADEAAFQAALLQEAEFTKLQNEKKRIDGAIATATGKKQAATEALEKLKAERSDETPLQALTDGKAAVEKELGELQGSSGAARARVKAYTENVAQLQILQKDLDAKKAELSRWEAMGEWFGVMDGSDFATFVQGLTFKSLLKLANKHLAIVKDRFRLVAEGNLGFKVADSEFGNDRRISNLSGGEKFLVSLSLALGIADFASRNVRVESLFMDEGFGTLDDATLEDVMNCLRCQQREGKMLGIITHVESVVNSISQKIMLERSTSQKGHSTITGPGVTRVA
- the uvrC gene encoding excinuclease ABC subunit UvrC; amino-acid sequence: MIPVSEHIERRLAELPALPGVYIMRNAQGKIIYIGKAKVLKNRVRSYFDGSEHNGHRAATLMLPYIRDIEWIITESESEALILEANLIRKHTPKYNVLLKDDKHFPYLAFSVNEPFPRLFLSRAVRKDGCQYYGPYMNSRMIGQLQDIAARLFKIRECKLKLPLAKPARPCLNYHIGRCGAPCAGLVTQEEYHQAVLQTQMLLNGKRDDLIAQWEREMQEASDRLDFEAAMKKRDAIQALKATGVHQKTDVTDARLCMDVLSLRRNGTMAAAVIFEYRNGVLCGRRHYRLECKLEEDETEIFRQMLLQWYMDVEFIPGEIATDVPLGVGDEGGIAGDSPDTEPLAQALAEKAGHKVAITNPQRGEKLGFLKLAGANADMILVEMRAEVQKYSEIDQSVFELQKVLGLKKTPFRIECVDISHLSGTNTVASLVAFKNGKPDKSNYRKFIIKTVTGVDDFASMREVMTRRIRRLEDEGTPMPDLWVCDGGKGQVDATMQILKELGHDKDLPLIGLAKRLEEIVFPDDRKSIVLHRTSPALKLLQNARDEAHRFAITYQRSKRKKDLEVEWLKMPGVGHETRVKILSRYKSAEAFMAAPLEDIVDLLGKVRGNSVREQVAEYCAKFIGQPLGSDANEEPPADM
- the sbcD gene encoding exonuclease subunit SbcD; its protein translation is MKFIHTADWHLGNSMHDIDRQKETEQFLAWLRERIVELGAQCLVIAGDIFDTTNPPIEARRQYFRFLASLLETNCKNIVLIGGNHDSGALLDAPRDLLEALNIQMVGSLGERPVEELVKELTDASGNVVGISAAVPYVRETELRRFKPEDAVDFAQSTYSGLYSAVYEAAEKLRAGRDIPIVATGHLYASRLEGRPENDEGRDAKEHGMRDIVGNLGTIPVSVFPEGLDYVALGHIHYTTMVARNPKVRYSGSPFVLGFDEASIPHHILAIDLQKGEAPNVQKIETPQYFKFLRVSGSVADIVMQLNQLKNAPAEKPLKVEVVYDYAPGVSINEALESVLEGAPFEVVSKKVKRADTLAADAFSDDTLESVDVLTDEEVFKRLVMSRMGAPEMDECIQKTLDDYLPLFRQVVEEVNNETGSEEA
- a CDS encoding glycoside hydrolase gives rise to the protein MKKRNFGVSGAALAMAAFVAGLAGIVSPAHAQTKVVVDPGKKYQVFEGWGTSLCWWAVKAGAWSEANRSKLLGAIADPDTGLGYTIFRYNIGGGDQPGHNHLTKGDGGANVPGYKPTEKGSYDWTADPYQRTIAIELSKRVKSPIFEAFSNSPPWWMTKSGCVSGSSDGSDNLKEDYFDDFADYLSEVALHFKKEWGITFRTVEPFNEPSAGWWKANGGQEGCGFKNNQTKMIVELGKALQKKGLFPETSVSAADETNIGDALNQFNKYSGEALSYMFQVNTHSYSGGDNRAKLFNAAFAKDKKVWQSETGPLHKSGDENIALWMAGVILADLRDMKASAWVDWQIGDPAENWRSLALNHSKQTFSPNARYYMHAAFSRYIRPGSRIIDSDNGNTLAALSPEGALVLIVRNSGSSDVKYSFDLGEFVKIGTSAKVVRFELPGSLTKQSDIVVSGKALSMTAKSNTITTMVIEGAEGGACKPDSIIPYSKINNNEGWSTATEISLSKGDSLSIGPHPWEGGRWVWSGPNNFTSTNREIHISKMDGTMSGYYKAVHTNASGCEGSVTFKVVVDDPAHPFVEPDTSVNDTSVTDTSSHDSTTAIGLRGLAGGAPACPLLGAGATVQVFDVQGHFIGSMREERVRALNAGVYLLRAGKSVRKIRVE
- the zapA gene encoding cell division protein ZapA, translated to MVEVNTHRSVTVNVGSERLTIKTDLPDGDIKEIVDYIDERYSSYERYNLETGKRMALLALEMCEQLFAHRKMLHEIKVERDELNNAMKEMSALLEEGQEVSSY